DNA sequence from the Streptomyces sp. HUAS 15-9 genome:
GAACTTCCGGTAGGACGGATCCAGGTCGCGCACCTCGGCGGAGGCATGCAGCGTGACGCCGTCCTCCGGCGTCACATGCCTGCGGACGAGTTCCAGCACGGCCTCCGTCAGCTTCGCCTTCGTCTCGTCGCTGCGCCCGGCGAGGAGCCCGATGGTCACGTACACGATGGCGTGCCCGTTCGCCTCGGGGTCCGCGTACCCGAACACGCAGGAGTCGCTGTACCGGAACAGCGTCTTGCACGCCTCCGGCTTCGCCGCGGCGATCTCGACGGTCGCCTCGTGCAGCGCCCGCCCGAAACCGTCCAGGTCGAAGGAGTCCTCGACCGGGTGCGCATAGTCGACGGTGATCTGCGGCATGGACACTCCTGTTCTACGACGACGACCCGACCCTACTGCGCCGCCCGGGTGAACACCGCCACGGTCCGCGCCGGAACGGTGAACGTGCCCGAGCCGGCCGCGTAGGAGGAGGTCTTCACCACCGTGTCCGTGCCCTCGGCCTGCACCGGGTGCAGCCGGTACGACGTCCCGGCGAGGGCGCCGATCCGCTGCTCCTGCTTCTCCGGCGTCGCGTTGAACACCACGACCAGATCGCCCAGCTCCATGGTGATCACGCCCGGCGTCTCGTCCTTCCCCGACAGCGGGAAGGAGAGCCGGGACTGCACCTGCGCGGCCGTGCCGAGGGAGAACGCCTTCTCCGTCGTACGGATCCTGAGCAGGTCCTGGTACGCGGCCGAACTGCCGGTGATCTGCGGGCAGCCGACGCTCACCGAACTGAGCAGGGGCTTGGCGTACGACCACTTGGACTCGTTGTCGGCCGCCATGGGCAGCCCGCGTCCGAAGCCGTTGCCGTCCGCGCAGTTCCAGTGGATGGCGTTGAACCAGTCGCCGCTGTC
Encoded proteins:
- a CDS encoding 5-carboxymethyl-2-hydroxymuconate Delta-isomerase; its protein translation is MPQITVDYAHPVEDSFDLDGFGRALHEATVEIAAAKPEACKTLFRYSDSCVFGYADPEANGHAIVYVTIGLLAGRSDETKAKLTEAVLELVRRHVTPEDGVTLHASAEVRDLDPSYRKFEG